In Dictyoglomus sp., one DNA window encodes the following:
- a CDS encoding aspartate-semialdehyde dehydrogenase, with translation MSYKIAVVGATGLVGQEMLKILYERRVPIKELYAFASSRSEGTFVEFGEEKIKVEEARPEKIAKADFALFSIGEEISLEISPEVAKRGTIIIDNSNAFRMHPDVPLVVPEVNPEDLKEHKNIIANPNCSTIQMVVALFPLHKKFNLEKIVVSTYQSVSGKGKDAVLELLNQTREFLNGDKIEPKVFPYQIAFNIIPQIDNFEDNNYTREEMKMVRESRKILHLPNLKISVTCVRIPVIRGHSESITATFSREFTLQEVYNILNNAPGVKVLDSPKDKIYPYPLLCDGKDEVFVGRIRKDLFEENTLNLWVVSDNIRKGAALNAVQILEEIIKGG, from the coding sequence ATGAGCTATAAAATAGCTGTTGTTGGAGCTACAGGTTTGGTAGGTCAGGAAATGTTAAAAATTCTTTATGAAAGAAGAGTTCCTATAAAAGAATTATATGCTTTTGCTTCTTCTCGTTCTGAAGGAACCTTTGTAGAGTTTGGAGAAGAAAAGATAAAAGTAGAAGAGGCAAGACCTGAAAAAATTGCAAAAGCTGATTTTGCTTTATTTTCTATTGGAGAAGAAATAAGTCTAGAAATTTCTCCAGAGGTAGCTAAGAGAGGAACGATAATTATAGATAATAGCAATGCTTTTAGAATGCATCCTGATGTACCCCTTGTTGTTCCTGAGGTAAATCCTGAGGATTTGAAAGAACATAAGAATATAATTGCAAATCCTAATTGTTCTACAATACAAATGGTTGTTGCTCTTTTTCCTCTTCATAAAAAATTTAACTTAGAAAAAATTGTTGTTTCTACATATCAGTCAGTATCAGGTAAAGGTAAAGACGCTGTTTTAGAACTTTTAAATCAAACAAGAGAATTCTTAAATGGTGATAAAATAGAGCCAAAAGTTTTCCCATATCAGATAGCTTTCAATATTATTCCTCAAATAGATAATTTTGAGGATAATAATTATACTCGAGAAGAGATGAAAATGGTTAGAGAAAGCAGAAAAATTCTTCATCTTCCTAATCTAAAAATTTCAGTAACTTGCGTGAGAATTCCAGTTATTAGAGGACATTCTGAGTCAATAACTGCTACATTTTCTCGAGAATTCACTCTTCAAGAAGTTTATAATATTTTGAATAATGCACCTGGGGTAAAAGTTTTAGACTCTCCAAAGGACAAAATATATCCTTATCCCCTTCTTTGTGATGGAAAAGATGAAGTTTTTGTGGGAAGAATAAGAAAAGATCTTTTTGAAGAAAACACTTTAAATCTTTGGGTAGTATCTGATAATATAAGAAAGGGTGCAGCTCTTAATGCTGTTCAAATATTAGAAGAAATTATTAAGGGAGGTTAA
- the thrB gene encoding homoserine kinase codes for MKVKIKIPATSANLGPGFDTLAIAWNLFLEIYVDTEYFEKRIIYLGEDIEKLDKNNNLFLKTLSKTFKILGFEPNNYLIQLNSQIPIGKGLGSSAAVIWGGIYSAEIISGKSLSKEEKFKLAFSLEGHFDNLAGAYNGGLTICNIENGMLNISSFPYPEDLCGLIFIPSYSLSTDKSRSILPKLYSREDIVKNLQSLAFLLAGFVYKDEKLIKLGLKDYLHQPYRFPLIPESKFFLNKAIKEETLGVVLSGAGPSLLILVFRDKAESMKKFFEEELNRERIDGKILILDICDKGIILEKISMEGEA; via the coding sequence ATGAAAGTGAAAATAAAAATTCCAGCAACTTCTGCAAATTTAGGACCAGGATTTGACACCTTAGCTATAGCATGGAATCTTTTTTTAGAAATTTATGTTGATACAGAGTATTTTGAAAAAAGAATAATTTATCTTGGTGAAGATATAGAGAAATTGGATAAAAATAATAATCTTTTCTTAAAAACTCTTTCAAAAACTTTCAAAATATTAGGTTTTGAACCTAATAATTATTTAATTCAACTAAATTCCCAAATACCAATAGGAAAAGGTTTAGGAAGTAGCGCTGCAGTCATATGGGGAGGAATTTATTCTGCAGAAATTATCTCTGGAAAAAGTCTTTCAAAAGAAGAAAAATTTAAACTAGCTTTTTCCTTAGAAGGACATTTTGATAATTTAGCAGGAGCCTATAATGGAGGACTGACAATTTGTAACATAGAAAATGGTATGCTTAATATATCAAGTTTTCCATATCCTGAAGATCTTTGTGGACTTATTTTTATACCCTCTTATTCATTATCAACAGATAAATCAAGAAGTATTCTGCCTAAATTATATTCAAGAGAGGATATAGTTAAAAATCTTCAAAGTCTAGCTTTTCTTCTTGCTGGATTTGTATATAAAGATGAGAAACTAATAAAATTGGGACTCAAAGATTATCTCCATCAACCCTATAGATTTCCTTTAATTCCTGAATCAAAATTCTTTTTGAATAAAGCAATTAAAGAAGAAACTCTAGGAGTTGTTTTAAGTGGTGCAGGACCATCTCTTTTAATTTTAGTATTTAGAGATAAAGCAGAATCTATGAAGAAATTTTTCGAGGAAGAGCTTAATCGAGAAAGAATTGATGGAAAAATTTTGATTCTTGACATTTGTGATAAAGGAATTATACTTGAGAAAATTTCTATGGAGGGAGAAGCATGA
- the thrC gene encoding threonine synthase, whose product MRKGVILKYRDYLPINEKTPIITLCEGDTPLIYAENLSKEYKINLFLKYEGMNPTGSFKDRGMVVAVAKALENNAKAIICASTGNTAASAAAYASISRIKSYVLLPKNAIALGKLAQAIMYGAEVISVNGNFDSALNLVKEISQFYPIEIVNSINPFRIEGQKTAAFEICDVLEDSPEFLAIPVGNAGNITSYWKGFKEYYSLGKIKKLPKLLGFQAEGSAPLVLGRPIENPQTIATAIRIGNPASGEKALNAIRESQGIIDMVSDKEILLAQKELASKEGIFVEPASAASWAGVKKILREKKLTLYGNIVCILTGNGLKDPDSALKNAKISYEIDPKIEELLRILNS is encoded by the coding sequence ATGAGAAAGGGTGTAATTTTAAAATATAGAGATTATTTACCTATAAATGAAAAAACTCCAATTATAACTCTTTGTGAGGGTGATACTCCCCTAATATATGCTGAAAATTTAAGTAAAGAATATAAAATCAATCTCTTTTTAAAATATGAAGGTATGAATCCAACGGGATCATTTAAAGACAGAGGTATGGTTGTTGCTGTAGCAAAAGCTTTAGAGAACAACGCTAAAGCTATAATATGTGCTTCAACGGGAAATACAGCAGCCTCAGCTGCAGCCTATGCAAGTATATCAAGAATAAAATCCTATGTTCTTTTACCTAAAAACGCCATTGCTTTAGGAAAATTAGCTCAAGCAATAATGTATGGTGCAGAAGTGATAAGTGTAAACGGAAATTTTGACTCTGCTCTAAATTTGGTAAAAGAAATATCTCAATTTTATCCTATAGAGATAGTAAATTCCATAAATCCCTTTAGAATAGAAGGACAAAAGACTGCAGCTTTTGAAATATGTGATGTTTTAGAAGATTCTCCTGAATTTTTAGCAATTCCTGTAGGAAATGCTGGAAATATTACTTCTTATTGGAAAGGATTTAAAGAATATTATTCCTTAGGAAAAATAAAAAAATTACCAAAACTTCTTGGTTTTCAGGCAGAAGGATCCGCACCTTTAGTTTTAGGACGTCCTATAGAAAATCCCCAAACTATTGCTACTGCGATAAGAATTGGAAATCCTGCAAGTGGAGAAAAGGCTTTGAATGCTATAAGAGAATCTCAAGGTATTATAGATATGGTTTCTGATAAAGAAATACTTCTAGCTCAAAAGGAATTAGCAAGCAAAGAAGGAATATTTGTTGAACCTGCTTCTGCAGCTTCCTGGGCAGGTGTGAAAAAGATATTAAGAGAAAAGAAATTAACTTTATACGGAAATATAGTTTGTATATTAACAGGAAATGGGCTTAAAGATCCTGATTCTGCATTAAAAAATGCCAAAATATCCTACGAAATAGATCCTAAAATTGAAGAGTTGCTTAGAATATTAAACTCATGA
- a CDS encoding homoserine dehydrogenase has product MKIGILGGGQVGQALWEVIQKENENILNLLGEPLDIVRVLVRNLSRPRIIPNFYLTTKVEEIIDNPEIKLVIEVMGGEEPAYTFIKRAIENGKYVVTANKEIIALYGDELFKLARKKGVDLGFEASVGGGIPVIKAIKEGLVVDKIKEIWSILNGTTNYILTKMEENKSDFSVVLKEAQEKGYAEPDPYKDISGLDSVYKIAILSSLAFHTTIKPMDIFREGIEKITLRDIEYAKSLGYSIKLLALAREDNGTLEIRVHPTMIPQNHMLSAVRGVNNAVLFKEERRGNIILYGPGAGPKPTAMALLSDILELSYSIIHSHPRYYNFAYLYPSNLKPWGEIKTRYYLRFWVQDKPGVLAQIAKVLGENNISIASVIQKETNIENEKAEIVILTHVTYEKDIQKAISEIQKLPILEEWNSLIRIEV; this is encoded by the coding sequence ATGAAAATTGGAATCTTAGGCGGTGGACAAGTAGGTCAAGCTCTCTGGGAAGTAATACAAAAAGAAAATGAAAATATTTTAAATCTATTAGGAGAACCTTTAGATATTGTAAGGGTCTTAGTAAGAAATCTTTCAAGACCGAGAATAATTCCTAATTTTTATTTAACAACTAAGGTAGAAGAAATAATTGATAATCCTGAAATAAAATTAGTTATTGAAGTTATGGGGGGAGAAGAACCTGCGTATACTTTTATTAAAAGAGCCATAGAAAATGGAAAATATGTGGTCACTGCAAACAAAGAAATAATTGCATTATACGGAGATGAATTATTCAAGCTTGCAAGAAAAAAAGGAGTAGATTTAGGTTTTGAAGCAAGCGTAGGGGGAGGTATTCCAGTAATAAAGGCAATAAAAGAGGGTTTAGTTGTAGATAAAATAAAAGAAATTTGGTCTATTCTAAATGGAACTACAAATTATATATTAACTAAAATGGAGGAAAACAAATCAGATTTTTCTGTAGTTCTTAAAGAAGCACAAGAAAAAGGATATGCTGAGCCAGATCCTTATAAAGATATTTCGGGTTTAGATAGTGTATACAAAATTGCTATTTTAAGCTCTTTAGCTTTTCATACTACTATAAAACCAATGGATATATTTAGAGAAGGAATAGAAAAGATCACCTTAAGAGATATAGAATATGCTAAATCTCTCGGCTATTCCATAAAACTTTTAGCATTAGCAAGAGAGGATAATGGAACTTTAGAAATAAGAGTTCATCCTACTATGATTCCACAAAATCATATGTTATCAGCGGTCAGAGGAGTAAATAACGCAGTTTTATTTAAAGAAGAAAGAAGAGGAAATATAATATTATATGGACCTGGCGCTGGACCAAAGCCTACTGCTATGGCCTTGTTATCAGATATTTTAGAACTAAGCTACAGTATAATTCATTCACATCCAAGATATTACAACTTTGCATATTTATATCCATCAAACTTGAAACCTTGGGGAGAAATTAAGACAAGATACTACTTAAGATTTTGGGTTCAAGATAAACCTGGTGTTTTAGCTCAAATAGCTAAAGTTTTAGGAGAAAATAATATAAGTATTGCTTCTGTTATTCAAAAGGAAACAAATATAGAAAATGAAAAAGCAGAAATTGTCATTTTAACTCATGTTACCTATGAAAAAGATATTCAAAAAGCAATCTCTGAAATTCAGAAATTACCAATTTTAGAAGAATGGAATTCTTTAATAAGAATTGAGGTTTAA
- the lysA gene encoding diaminopimelate decarboxylase: protein MLMNNDFLLPITMKKKNGIWEIGGVSISYLAEKYGTPLYVLDKETLTNQAQNYINSWKKYSHIPFKVLFAVKALPVLEVIRIFDKEGLGFLVSTGGELFITRKAGVNPKKIYFHGNAKSFKELEYAIDEDIYAIIVDNFDEIEKIKFITNKKNKEINILVRIIPNIEADTHKSIRTGQRDTKFGLPIEDALSLIISLKNDPFIKLRGIHSHIGSQIFDLNVYVKLSDVLIEFGLELKKLGILLEEISIGGGLGIAYTPQDLPPSIEDLAKYVSENFKEKFPHFFTLICEPGRSLVGRAGVTLYRVESRKSIANTRNYIAVDGGMSDNIRPSLYGAKYTALLISNNEEKKLFRLVGKHCESGDILIQELEAIWPNLGDLVVIFSTGAYNFSMFNWYNAVLRPAVIMVENGKDYVVVEREKLEDLIRGQK from the coding sequence ATGCTAATGAATAATGACTTCTTACTACCAATAACTATGAAAAAGAAAAATGGAATTTGGGAAATCGGGGGGGTATCAATTTCCTATTTAGCGGAGAAATATGGTACCCCTCTATACGTTTTAGATAAAGAAACATTAACAAATCAGGCTCAAAATTATATAAATTCCTGGAAAAAATATTCCCATATTCCTTTTAAGGTTCTATTTGCTGTAAAAGCATTACCTGTATTAGAAGTAATAAGAATTTTTGATAAAGAAGGATTAGGTTTTTTAGTATCAACAGGTGGAGAACTCTTTATTACAAGGAAAGCAGGAGTAAATCCAAAGAAGATATATTTCCATGGGAATGCTAAAAGTTTCAAAGAATTAGAATATGCAATTGATGAGGATATATATGCTATTATCGTTGATAATTTTGATGAAATTGAAAAGATAAAATTTATAACAAATAAAAAAAATAAAGAGATAAATATATTAGTAAGAATTATTCCAAATATTGAGGCGGACACTCACAAATCTATTAGAACAGGACAGAGGGATACCAAATTTGGTTTACCAATAGAAGACGCTTTATCATTAATTATTTCTCTTAAAAATGATCCTTTTATAAAACTTAGAGGTATTCATTCCCATATTGGTTCTCAAATCTTTGATTTAAATGTTTATGTAAAATTATCTGATGTCTTAATTGAGTTTGGATTAGAGCTTAAAAAATTGGGAATTCTTTTAGAAGAAATAAGTATTGGGGGTGGATTAGGAATAGCATATACCCCTCAAGATTTGCCACCCTCTATTGAAGATCTTGCTAAATATGTATCTGAAAACTTTAAAGAAAAATTTCCTCACTTCTTTACTCTTATATGTGAGCCAGGAAGATCTTTAGTAGGAAGAGCAGGAGTGACTCTATACAGAGTTGAGAGTAGGAAGTCTATAGCCAACACAAGAAATTATATTGCGGTAGACGGAGGAATGTCTGACAATATTCGACCTTCTCTATATGGGGCAAAATACACAGCATTGTTAATAAGTAACAATGAAGAAAAGAAGTTATTTAGGCTTGTAGGAAAACATTGTGAATCAGGAGATATTCTTATCCAGGAGCTTGAAGCTATCTGGCCTAATCTTGGAGATCTTGTAGTAATTTTTTCCACAGGAGCATATAATTTTTCAATGTTTAATTGGTATAACGCTGTTTTGAGACCTGCAGTAATAATGGTAGAAAATGGAAAGGATTATGTGGTTGTAGAAAGAGAAAAACTAGAAGACTTAATTAGAGGACAAAAATGA
- the ilvE gene encoding branched-chain-amino-acid transaminase, whose amino-acid sequence MGLVYINGKFLPTEEAKISVYDRGLLYGDGVFEGIRCYDGRIFKLDEHLERLYASAQAIWLKIPLTFDEMKKAVIETVRVNNLRDSYIRLIVTRGSLGLGIDPWEVDNPTVIIIADKIRVFPQEVYEKGLIAVTVATRRSPTDVLDPRIKSLNYLHNILARIEARIAGASEGIMLNHQGFVTEATVDNVFIVKKGIIKTPPVNIGALAGITRAVVIELATKYLEIPVKEELLTRYDLYNADEVFLTGTAVEIVPVVKIDERIIGDGKPGKITKELRKVFYDYVKQEDVGSPVYANE is encoded by the coding sequence ATGGGGTTAGTATACATAAACGGAAAATTTCTTCCTACTGAAGAAGCGAAAATTTCTGTATACGACAGGGGACTACTCTATGGAGATGGTGTTTTTGAGGGAATTAGGTGTTATGATGGAAGAATTTTTAAATTAGATGAACATCTTGAGAGATTATATGCTTCTGCTCAAGCTATATGGTTAAAAATTCCCCTTACCTTTGACGAAATGAAAAAAGCAGTTATTGAAACGGTAAGAGTAAATAATCTTAGAGATAGCTATATAAGACTTATAGTTACTCGAGGGTCCTTGGGGCTTGGAATTGATCCATGGGAAGTTGATAACCCAACAGTAATAATTATTGCTGATAAAATAAGAGTTTTTCCTCAAGAAGTCTATGAAAAAGGTTTAATAGCAGTAACTGTAGCCACAAGAAGATCTCCAACTGATGTTTTAGATCCAAGAATAAAATCCTTAAATTACTTGCATAATATTCTAGCAAGAATAGAAGCAAGAATTGCAGGTGCATCAGAAGGTATAATGCTAAATCATCAAGGTTTTGTAACAGAAGCAACAGTGGATAATGTTTTCATTGTTAAAAAGGGTATAATTAAAACTCCTCCAGTAAACATAGGAGCATTAGCTGGAATAACCAGAGCAGTAGTTATAGAATTAGCAACAAAGTATTTGGAAATTCCAGTAAAAGAAGAGTTACTAACTCGATATGATCTTTACAATGCAGATGAAGTATTTTTAACAGGAACTGCAGTGGAAATTGTTCCTGTCGTAAAAATTGATGAAAGAATTATAGGAGATGGAAAACCTGGCAAAATAACAAAAGAATTAAGAAAAGTGTTTTATGATTATGTAAAGCAAGAAGATGTAGGGAGTCCTGTTTATGCTAATGAATAA
- the rpsF gene encoding 30S ribosomal protein S6 — protein MRSYELMCLIRPELTEDEIQGLSQEIQNEMQSLGGEVKNVNLWGKKSLAYPIKKKKEGYYVVYNFLFPTTQLKELERRLKLKENILRYLLILKDKGD, from the coding sequence ATGCGAAGTTATGAATTGATGTGTTTAATTCGTCCAGAGTTAACAGAAGATGAGATACAAGGTTTATCTCAGGAGATACAAAACGAGATGCAGAGTTTAGGAGGAGAAGTAAAGAATGTAAATCTATGGGGGAAAAAGAGTTTAGCTTACCCCATAAAAAAGAAGAAGGAGGGCTACTACGTAGTTTATAATTTTCTTTTTCCTACGACTCAACTAAAAGAATTAGAAAGAAGATTAAAATTAAAAGAGAATATTTTAAGATATTTGTTAATTCTTAAAGATAAGGGAGATTAG
- the ssb gene encoding single-stranded DNA-binding protein has product MLNKVLLIGHLTRDPEMRYTPSGIPVTTFRIAVNRPKNSKGEQNADFIDIVTWRKLAEVCGDYLKKGRLVAIEGSLRTRSYQTIDGQRRRVVEVVATSVHFLGRKEEAPEVITEEIPESLEEISEEEILEEILEEGEEERDE; this is encoded by the coding sequence ATGTTAAATAAAGTTCTTCTTATAGGTCATTTAACAAGAGATCCAGAAATGAGATACACTCCAAGTGGTATTCCTGTTACTACATTTAGAATAGCTGTAAATAGACCAAAAAATAGTAAAGGAGAACAAAATGCTGATTTTATTGATATTGTAACTTGGAGAAAGCTTGCAGAGGTTTGTGGAGATTATTTAAAAAAGGGAAGACTCGTAGCAATTGAGGGAAGTTTAAGAACCCGTTCTTATCAAACTATTGATGGGCAGAGAAGAAGAGTAGTAGAAGTTGTCGCTACGAGTGTTCACTTCCTTGGAAGGAAAGAAGAAGCTCCAGAAGTAATAACTGAGGAAATTCCTGAATCTCTTGAGGAAATCAGTGAGGAGGAAATTCTAGAGGAAATTCTCGAAGAAGGTGAGGAGGAAAGAGATGAGTAA
- the rpsR gene encoding 30S ribosomal protein S18 codes for MSNSKNVKTQEFRRPVLKKKYCVFCSEKIEEIDYKNIERLRKFMTEKGKIYPRRVSGNCAKHQRQLSRAIKRARYMGLLPYIVK; via the coding sequence ATGAGTAATTCTAAAAATGTCAAAACTCAAGAATTTAGAAGACCAGTGCTTAAAAAGAAGTATTGTGTATTTTGTAGTGAAAAAATAGAAGAAATTGACTATAAGAATATTGAAAGATTAAGGAAATTTATGACAGAAAAGGGTAAAATATATCCAAGAAGAGTAAGTGGAAACTGTGCTAAACATCAAAGACAATTAAGTCGTGCTATAAAAAGGGCAAGATATATGGGATTATTGCCATATATAGTAAAATAA
- a CDS encoding YybS family protein yields the protein MNKKTQAIVEGSLLVGIAVIIFWLSYFIFPFFFLCSLPFLFLSYRWGLRISFISLIISLIISILFLTPLNVFFLFFPSGVLGIILGFGIRNNLSLGRLFFLGGSINLILEILTILGGMFLLNIPFEKALGIDIMKDSWRNSLSFLKSFLDENSIKDLSENYNQIFNFLNIVIPSILIISSFFQVIFNYWIAQKILQRFKVNIRPIPSLETLKIPIKLLNILLIMLLISFFISYFLPLGVNIFNNFVFLLQFLLITEGFFVLWSFLKNFIYSKIIRILIIFLFIFNPLLTFLLFIVGTIDIFYPIREKFLMREKI from the coding sequence GTGAATAAAAAAACCCAAGCAATAGTTGAAGGAAGTTTATTAGTTGGAATTGCAGTAATTATTTTTTGGTTGTCATATTTTATTTTTCCTTTTTTCTTTCTATGTTCTTTACCTTTTTTGTTTTTAAGTTATAGATGGGGTTTAAGAATAAGTTTTATTTCACTTATAATTTCTTTAATAATCTCAATTCTTTTTCTTACTCCATTAAATGTCTTTTTTCTTTTTTTCCCCTCAGGAGTCTTAGGAATAATATTAGGTTTTGGAATTAGAAATAACTTAAGTTTAGGAAGATTATTTTTCTTAGGAGGAAGTATAAATCTAATTTTGGAAATTTTGACCATCTTAGGGGGAATGTTTTTACTTAATATTCCCTTTGAAAAGGCTTTAGGTATTGACATTATGAAGGATAGTTGGAGAAACTCTTTAAGTTTTTTAAAATCCTTTTTAGACGAAAATTCTATTAAAGATCTATCAGAAAATTATAATCAAATATTTAATTTCTTGAATATTGTAATTCCATCAATATTAATCATCTCTTCATTTTTTCAAGTTATATTTAATTACTGGATTGCTCAGAAAATACTACAAAGATTTAAAGTAAATATAAGACCTATTCCTTCTCTAGAGACTCTTAAAATTCCTATAAAACTTTTAAATATCTTACTTATTATGCTTCTTATCTCTTTTTTTATATCCTATTTTTTGCCTCTTGGGGTTAATATTTTTAATAACTTTGTGTTTTTATTACAATTTTTGTTAATCACGGAGGGTTTTTTTGTTCTCTGGAGTTTTTTAAAAAATTTTATTTATTCAAAGATTATAAGAATTCTTATAATTTTTCTTTTTATATTCAATCCTCTTTTGACATTCCTTCTTTTTATCGTGGGAACTATTGATATTTTTTATCCTATACGAGAAAAGTTTTTAATGAGGGAAAAAATATGA
- the rplI gene encoding 50S ribosomal protein L9, with product MKKYKVLLLKDVTGLGKKGEIVEVSDGYARNYLFPRGLAQEVTDKMLKSIEEQKLLQQKKEERAIIKFRKDKELLEKEVFVIRTKVGEKGKLFGAITSKDIAEEIHKKCKIFIDKKQILLEEPIKNIGKYDVSIKLHPQIIAKIKLEVVPE from the coding sequence ATGAAAAAATATAAGGTATTACTTTTAAAGGATGTAACTGGGTTAGGAAAGAAAGGTGAAATAGTAGAAGTTAGTGATGGTTATGCACGTAATTACTTGTTTCCTCGGGGGCTAGCTCAGGAAGTTACAGATAAAATGCTCAAAAGTATAGAAGAACAGAAATTATTACAGCAAAAAAAAGAAGAAAGAGCTATAATAAAGTTTAGAAAAGATAAGGAGTTATTAGAAAAAGAAGTGTTTGTAATAAGAACGAAAGTAGGAGAGAAAGGTAAGTTATTTGGAGCAATTACTTCTAAAGACATTGCGGAGGAAATACATAAAAAATGTAAAATTTTTATAGATAAGAAACAAATTTTACTAGAAGAACCTATAAAAAATATTGGGAAATATGATGTTAGTATTAAACTTCATCCCCAAATTATAGCTAAGATTAAATTGGAAGTTGTTCCAGAGTAA
- the dnaB gene encoding replicative DNA helicase, which yields MKNKEEILGRVPPHNEEAEQAVLGAMLLSRDAIAKVVEVLRPESFYYEHNAIIFRTIIDLFEKGLPVDLVSVTEELRSKQLLERVGGSVYLASLLEVVPTAANVEYYSQIVAEKALLRRLISVGTEIVSFGYRENESPEYLVDKAEQLIFEIAETHRLSGPVPLRDLLAKSFKEIEKLHQTGRPYTGIPTGFWDLDRKTGGLQPSDLILVAARPGMGKTSFCLNIAQHVAIEERLPVVIFSLEMSSFQLALRMLGSEASIDIHRLRTGQVRENEWPKLAKAFGKLAEAPIYIDDTPNLTVMEMRARARRLKAERGLSLIIVDYLQLIRLLEKNKTEHQEISEISRGLKSLARELNIPVIAISQLSRAVETRAERRPQLSDLRGSGGLEQDADVVIFLYRENYYKSAQTSEEESNIPEEVEVIIAKQRNGPTGTVKLLFLKGPTAFRSLSLREES from the coding sequence ATGAAAAATAAAGAAGAAATATTAGGAAGAGTTCCTCCTCATAATGAAGAAGCAGAACAGGCTGTATTAGGAGCTATGCTTTTATCAAGGGACGCTATTGCAAAGGTTGTAGAAGTATTAAGACCAGAGAGTTTCTATTATGAACATAATGCTATCATTTTTAGAACAATCATCGATCTTTTTGAAAAGGGACTTCCTGTAGATCTAGTGTCTGTGACAGAAGAGTTAAGAAGTAAACAGCTTTTAGAAAGGGTGGGGGGAAGTGTTTATTTGGCATCTTTGTTAGAAGTGGTTCCTACGGCAGCAAATGTTGAGTATTACTCTCAAATAGTTGCAGAAAAGGCTCTTTTAAGAAGACTTATCAGTGTTGGAACAGAAATTGTTTCCTTTGGATATAGAGAAAATGAATCCCCAGAATATCTGGTTGATAAAGCAGAACAGTTAATCTTTGAAATTGCAGAGACCCATAGATTAAGTGGGCCTGTTCCTTTAAGAGATCTCTTGGCAAAGAGCTTTAAAGAAATAGAAAAACTTCATCAAACTGGAAGGCCTTATACTGGTATTCCTACAGGTTTTTGGGACTTGGATAGAAAAACAGGGGGACTACAACCTTCCGATTTAATTTTAGTTGCAGCTCGTCCTGGTATGGGAAAGACTTCTTTCTGTTTAAATATTGCTCAGCATGTAGCAATAGAAGAAAGACTTCCTGTGGTAATATTTAGTTTAGAAATGTCTAGTTTTCAACTGGCTTTACGTATGCTTGGGTCTGAAGCAAGTATTGATATTCATAGATTAAGGACAGGTCAGGTAAGAGAAAATGAATGGCCTAAATTAGCAAAGGCCTTTGGTAAATTGGCAGAAGCTCCTATTTATATTGATGATACCCCTAATTTAACAGTAATGGAAATGAGAGCACGGGCAAGACGTTTAAAGGCTGAAAGAGGTTTATCTCTAATTATTGTAGACTATTTACAACTTATTAGATTATTAGAGAAAAATAAAACAGAACATCAAGAAATATCAGAAATATCTAGAGGATTAAAGTCTTTGGCTAGAGAACTTAATATTCCTGTAATTGCCATATCTCAACTCTCAAGAGCAGTAGAGACAAGAGCAGAAAGGAGACCTCAGCTTTCCGATCTAAGAGGTTCTGGGGGATTAGAGCAGGATGCAGATGTTGTTATCTTTTTGTATAGAGAAAACTACTATAAATCTGCTCAAACTTCTGAAGAAGAATCTAATATTCCTGAAGAGGTAGAGGTAATTATTGCAAAACAAAGAAATGGTCCTACAGGAACCGTTAAATTACTTTTCTTAAAGGGTCCTACTGCTTTTAGATCTTTAAGTCTTAGGGAGGAAAGTTAA